The sequence below is a genomic window from Gammaproteobacteria bacterium.
GAGCTGATATCTTTAAGGATCTGAATGTTTTTTTCAACTTTGACGTTGTCGATATCTTGATTTAATGTAGAACATGCGATTATTAGTTTATAGGGCAGTTTATTAAATACTTCAATTAATGGAGGGTAATCCCGATTACTGTACCCGCCAGCGAAATAATAAATTTCTGTTTTGTTTTTACTTGTGCTTTTTGATGTGGTATTTAATTTCTGTTCCGAAATCTTGTTATCCCAATCGCCATAAGGCAAATATGCAGTATTCTCAAGTTTAATAGAGAGTTCTTTATGGTAGAAATGCTGTTCAAACTCTGAAAATAGAATGTAATAATCTTTGTTCGTATCAAATTTTACGAACAGGCGGAACCATGCAAGCCATTTTGGAGAGTGAATGAAAAAAGCAAGCCAATAAAGTCGTTTGTATCTTATAAGGCGTAATTTGGCTAAGATTTTTAGAGGTATGGCGACATAGCCTATAGCGACAATTGTATCGACTGAGCGATACTTGGCAAGGTTCCTTAAAATGTTTATAGTGTCCGAAACAAGGTCTATGGCCAGCGACTTTTTAGACTTAATGCTATTACTATTTTCAACAGTAGAAAGGTCTTGAAAGCCAAGGTCATCTATTAAAAAATCACAGATTTTTGAATAACTGTTATCAGAGTGACGTACAATCAAGTGGTTGTTGGTTGTTTTTTGAGCCATTTTTTTACCTGTAGACACTGCACATACTCCCCGTCAACAACGAGTCCTGAAAAAGTCATTACAGGCACATTATATGCCAAGCACATTATATGTACTAGACTCAATGCATGGTGAAACATGATGAGTCATTCTGTGTTGTGTATATAGCCTTAAGGCATGCTGAGCCAATAAAACCGTCGTTCTTTTTTGGGGCTAACAAATTCAGCTCTTCAGGGAAATTAGCGGGGAAGTTGAGTATAAGTGTAGAGAGTTAATAGCGATAGTATTTCTGGGATTTGTAGGGTAGAGCATCCTGCTCCAACTCTAATAAGATGGAAGTACAAACTTACCATACAAATTAGAGCAAAAGGAACGGGGGTACAGATGCAAGACTATTCTCAGTCGTGTGTAGAAATTCAAATCATTTATTTATGGAGCTGTTCGTTGAGTTGAAGGCGCTTCGATGCTAATACTTGAGGTTGAGATACAGTCACGCTTGAACAACCGCCCCGTGTGTAGTGGTTACGGGCACAAATCTCCAGTGGGATCGTGGAGGATTCTAATACCAAAGCAAAACTGACCACCAGAAAAGCGTATGGGTTCCTGGCCTACTATGCCGCTGAAATAGCTTTGTATCATGCGCTTGGGGCTTTACCTGTACAGGGAACTACCCACGAATTTTTCTGATGAGATAAAATTCTCTCTATTTATCTACCTTTATCTCTTGGCGCTTCTATAAGCCGCTATTAATACATATCTTGCTTTTTTTCGGAAATCTCACTCTGTTTTAGGGGGTAAAGATAAACTTTTGGCTCAATGCCTCATTTTTGTCAAAAGCGGCAAACTTTTTCCTAAAGCTTTGGCCATTTCTTGCCGATAGCACACTCGGAAGCGGTAAATATGGATTAGTTTATATCCGCTAAAATTTTAGGCATGGAGAGTGTGATGCTACTGTTGTGACAGTGGATGGCACGAAGGAGAAATATTATGGCTTTAGTAGTCAATACCAACATTGCATCATTGAACGCGCAGCGTAACTTGTTCAGTTCACAAAATGATTTAAATACCTCATTGCAGAGATTGTCTACCGGTCTGCGTATTAACAGCGCACGAGATGATGCCTCTGGTCTGTTTAGTTCTGAGCAGCTAACGGCCGATATTCGCGGTCTTAATCAGGCTACCCGAAATGCGCAAGACGGTATTTCATTAAGCCAGGTGGCTGAAGGTTCTCTGGGTGAAGTTGCCAATAACCTGCAGCGTATTCGTGAACTCGCAGTACAGTCTGCCAACGTCACGGTGCAGGATCGTAGTGGTATCCAGGCAGAGGTAGATCAGCTGACCCAGGAAATTTCACGTATTATAACGACCTCAAGTTTTAACGGCACTCAGTTGTTGGATAATGCCACTGCCCTGGTTTTTCAGGTGGGTCAAGATGGTATTGCATCTAACCAAGTTTCACTGACAACGACTAACTTGGCGGCGGGAGCGGGGACGCCGGCTGTGCCAGAGGTGCTGAATCCTGATGGTACTGTTTTGACTCCTGCTGTGCCAGCGGTGCCTGGGGGTCTGTCAGCATTTAATGCGACCTTGAGTGCAATCGGCACTGTTGATGTATCAAGTGCGGCAGCTGCAATCACTGCGTTGGGAACGTTAGACGCGGATATTAATACCGTATCCACAACCCGAGCAACTTTTGGTGCAATTCAAAACCGGTTTGATGCGGTTATTTCCAACCTGCAAAATACCTCAGAAAATTTGAGTGCTGCGCGTAGCCGTATTGTTGATGCAGACTTTGCTGCAGAAACAGCGAACCTGACACGTGCACAGATTATTCAGCAGGCGGGTGTCTCAGTACTATCACAGGCAAACCAATTACCACAATTAGCATTGTCGTTATTGAACTAGTTAGTAACAGAGTAGCGAAGATAACCTTGAGGTGGTTGCACTTCAAGGTTGTTGTTCAATATTAATTGAGGTAATAGCTCATGGTGAATAAAATTACTACGGTAAATACTGTGGTGAATCGCCAGATCGCAGCTACTACGAATTCGGCTCGGCCAGAGGTGAGGCTATTATTCAGCCAGGTGTCATCCGACCAAGTTTCAGGGAAAGCGGGCTCAGTAGTTCGAAATAATAGCGAAGATCAGGTTAAGCGGACTCAACCAGATCAAGCAATGGTGCATCAAGCCGTACAGAATATTAGTGATTACGTGCAGAGCGTCCAGAGGACGATTGAGTTTTCTGTGGATGAGAATAGTGGTCATACAGTAATTAATGTTATCAATCCACAGACAGCAGAAATTATTCGACAGATAGCGCCAGAAAAGGCAGTAAATGCTCTGCAAAACTTGCAACGATTAGAAGGGTTAGTGTTGTTATCTAAAGCTCGAGGCTAACAATACTAAACTTGATAGTCCGTTTAATTTTAGGCCATTTAGCTCGCCAAGAATTAATAGAGGTGCCCTATACAGATGTTGTGTTTTTTGCCGATATATTGTTTGGTGGGTTAATTGGCACGAATTTGGTGATAATGTAACTATGCTCATTGTGCTTCTTTGGTGTTAACAAGGCCAAAGCCTCATCCCGTAATATTATAGGTTTTGGACTGTTTCTTGCTTCTCAGATAGTATTGAGCGCAGTCATTTAAGGATGGCAATATGGGTACAATCACCGCACCAGGTATTGGTTCGGGCTTAGATATCGCTGGTATCGTTAGCGCGTTGGTTGCGGTAGAACGCCAGCCGTTAAATCGTATTGAATCTAATAGGGCAGCAGCGCAAACGGAATTATCTGCATTTGGTCGGCTTAACAGTGCCTTAGAAACTTTTGAAACAGCATTAGGCAATCTTGATTCTTTCTCCAGTTTTCGCATTTTTGAAACCACGACGTCCGATGAGTTAATTGCCACGGCAACAGCAAGTAGTGATGCTGCCGAAGGCGAAACCGATGTCGTCATTACCCAGTTAGCCCAACGCCAGGTTCTTTCCTCAGGAGCATTTGCTGACACGACAACTGTTGTCGG
It includes:
- a CDS encoding glycosyltransferase, producing MSTGKKMAQKTTNNHLIVRHSDNSYSKICDFLIDDLGFQDLSTVENSNSIKSKKSLAIDLVSDTINILRNLAKYRSVDTIVAIGYVAIPLKILAKLRLIRYKRLYWLAFFIHSPKWLAWFRLFVKFDTNKDYYILFSEFEQHFYHKELSIKLENTAYLPYGDWDNKISEQKLNTTSKSTSKNKTEIYYFAGGYSNRDYPPLIEVFNKLPYKLIIACSTLNQDIDNVKVEKNIQILKDISSDHFDDLVLHAKACILPLKHDTGASGQSVLLRYMIHRKIIISSRTNAVEEYIEHKKSGILLGNMGRELSEVIQQIETRPVDFFNFGDAVFEKFRLKFSFDVITKKLSEILSIQTNG
- a CDS encoding flagellin FliC, yielding MALVVNTNIASLNAQRNLFSSQNDLNTSLQRLSTGLRINSARDDASGLFSSEQLTADIRGLNQATRNAQDGISLSQVAEGSLGEVANNLQRIRELAVQSANVTVQDRSGIQAEVDQLTQEISRIITTSSFNGTQLLDNATALVFQVGQDGIASNQVSLTTTNLAAGAGTPAVPEVLNPDGTVLTPAVPAVPGGLSAFNATLSAIGTVDVSSAAAAITALGTLDADINTVSTTRATFGAIQNRFDAVISNLQNTSENLSAARSRIVDADFAAETANLTRAQIIQQAGVSVLSQANQLPQLALSLLN
- a CDS encoding flagellar protein FlaG is translated as MVNKITTVNTVVNRQIAATTNSARPEVRLLFSQVSSDQVSGKAGSVVRNNSEDQVKRTQPDQAMVHQAVQNISDYVQSVQRTIEFSVDENSGHTVINVINPQTAEIIRQIAPEKAVNALQNLQRLEGLVLLSKARG